One part of the Desulfonema ishimotonii genome encodes these proteins:
- a CDS encoding YcaO-like family protein: MSSRIVLNDAFKQVTQDQDKIMPPEQTVRRFKEKLEKLNLNILDRTVRIDNGRLGIPVYFSQCGPDALAVTDTRKQMGKGATPQQAEASAVMELAERFSFFSFYKNEANFVEDQYRNIRDRAIPFEQIARSVHDTSEDADRARQIFEKLPLRWTPGYNLTRDREVLIPCNWFFAINEFNGACAGNCPEEALCQGISEVVERHVSAIVSRNRRSVPAILPASATDPVVREMLAKYQKAGIRLHISDFTLDTGIPTVGVLAWDPATFPEKSELVWTAGTAPDPQKAMSRALSETAQLGGDFNTGSNYMASGLPKFSSIEAANFITHAQTTVSVTDLPDLSDNNIRTEIRNLLTALSGRGMDVLAVNTTHPQLGVPAFYTIIPGAHFRERSANSSVGMFCAKLVTENNPPPLAILELKEIGRILPDRYYVQFYLGTAWLETGDPETAATCLERALDLEPAAQDIPSIYSYLGVCLKEMGRYREALTVLKKGDALDPDRTDIHNLMGFCHFKLKAHEEAIASFKNVLRLNPGSGIDYANIAVNYREMDQKEKAVECFEIALALDPSLDFARESLEKLTA, translated from the coding sequence ATGAGCAGCAGGATCGTATTAAATGATGCATTTAAGCAGGTTACACAGGATCAGGATAAAATCATGCCGCCGGAACAGACGGTCCGGCGGTTTAAGGAAAAGCTTGAAAAATTAAATCTGAATATTCTGGACCGCACGGTCCGTATTGACAACGGCAGGCTCGGTATCCCGGTCTACTTCAGCCAGTGCGGACCGGATGCCCTGGCCGTCACCGATACCCGGAAACAGATGGGCAAGGGCGCGACCCCGCAACAGGCCGAGGCCAGTGCGGTCATGGAGCTGGCCGAGCGGTTCAGCTTTTTCAGCTTCTATAAAAATGAGGCGAACTTTGTCGAGGATCAGTACCGGAACATCAGGGACCGGGCCATCCCCTTTGAGCAGATCGCCCGGTCGGTCCATGACACTTCCGAAGACGCGGACCGGGCCCGGCAGATCTTTGAAAAACTGCCCCTCCGCTGGACGCCGGGATACAACCTGACCCGCGACCGGGAGGTGCTGATTCCCTGCAACTGGTTTTTTGCCATCAACGAGTTCAACGGCGCGTGTGCGGGAAACTGCCCGGAAGAGGCCCTGTGTCAGGGCATCAGCGAGGTGGTGGAGCGGCACGTCTCCGCAATTGTCAGCCGGAACCGGCGCAGCGTCCCGGCCATTCTGCCGGCATCGGCCACCGACCCGGTTGTCAGAGAGATGCTGGCAAAGTATCAGAAAGCCGGTATCCGGCTCCATATTTCCGACTTCACCCTGGACACGGGCATCCCGACCGTGGGCGTTCTGGCCTGGGATCCCGCCACCTTCCCGGAAAAAAGCGAACTGGTCTGGACCGCCGGCACGGCCCCTGACCCGCAGAAGGCCATGAGCCGTGCCCTGAGCGAAACCGCCCAGCTCGGCGGGGATTTCAACACCGGTTCCAACTATATGGCCAGCGGACTGCCCAAATTCAGCAGCATCGAAGCGGCGAACTTTATCACCCATGCACAGACGACCGTATCCGTCACCGATCTGCCCGACCTTTCGGACAACAACATCAGAACCGAAATCCGCAACCTCCTGACCGCGCTCTCCGGCAGGGGAATGGATGTGCTGGCAGTCAACACCACCCACCCGCAGCTGGGGGTTCCGGCCTTTTACACCATCATTCCGGGCGCACATTTCCGGGAACGCTCCGCCAACAGCAGCGTGGGCATGTTCTGCGCCAAGCTGGTGACGGAAAACAACCCGCCCCCCCTCGCCATCCTTGAACTGAAGGAGATCGGGCGCATCCTGCCGGACCGGTATTATGTCCAGTTCTATCTGGGGACGGCCTGGCTGGAGACCGGCGACCCGGAAACCGCCGCCACCTGCCTGGAGCGCGCCCTGGATCTGGAGCCCGCAGCCCAGGATATCCCCAGCATTTATTCCTATCTGGGCGTCTGCCTCAAGGAGATGGGCAGGTACCGGGAGGCCCTGACAGTGCTGAAAAAAGGCGACGCCCTGGACCCTGACCGCACGGATATTCACAACCTCATGGGCTTCTGCCATTTCAAGCTGAAGGCCCATGAGGAGGCCATTGCGAGCTTTAAAAACGTGCTGCGCCTCAATCCGGGTTCCGGCATCGACTACGCCAATATCGCCGTCAATTACCGGGAGATGGACCAGAAGGAAAAGGCCGTGGAATGTTTCGAGATCGCCCTGGCCCTGGACCCGTCCCTTGACTTTGCGCGGGAAAGCCTGGAAAAACTGACCGCATAG
- a CDS encoding imidazoleglycerol-phosphate dehydratase, with protein MNNRQSTIERKTGETDIKIALNLDGTGKPDIATGIPFFDHMLTLFTVHGFFDLSVQAKGDIEVDYHHTVEDVGLVLGDAVDQALGDRKGIQRYGHAVTPMDETLSAVSVDLSKRPFLVYHVPDTGKGGGISMYSWQKSFSGPLQTAAG; from the coding sequence ATGAATAACAGACAGTCAACAATTGAGCGAAAGACCGGTGAGACCGATATAAAAATTGCGTTGAACCTGGATGGCACGGGCAAACCGGACATCGCCACAGGCATCCCCTTTTTTGACCACATGCTGACCCTCTTTACCGTCCACGGCTTTTTCGATCTCTCCGTGCAGGCCAAAGGGGATATCGAAGTGGACTACCATCATACGGTGGAAGATGTCGGACTGGTGCTGGGGGATGCGGTGGATCAGGCCCTGGGCGACCGAAAGGGGATTCAGCGCTACGGCCATGCCGTGACGCCCATGGACGAAACCCTGTCCGCTGTCTCCGTTGATCTCTCCAAACGTCCCTTCCTTGTTTATCACGTCCCCGATACCGGCAAAGGGGGGGGGATTTCGATGTATTCCTGGCAAAAGAGTTTTTCCGGGCCTTTACAAACCGCAGCGGGATGA
- the dnaG gene encoding DNA primase translates to MSNYIPEEKILEIQHAADIVDVISDVVMLKKSGRDYVGLCPFHSEKTPSFTVSRGKQMFYCFGCGVGGNLFSFLMKHEGLSFPETVRLLAGRYGIEMPTPQMSPEQRQRMAERERILYVNRQAADFFGRTLAEEGGGQNAQAYLDRRGIDRSVTDTFGLGYARPGWDYLLRFLTARGIDAGTIAKAGLVIPRKGGNGFYDRFRERIIFPIFDIRMQVSGFGGRVLDDALPKYLNSPETPVFNKSRSLYGLHAAKRQCRDLGQVFVTEGYFDVITLWQQGIRNVVATLGTALTPEHVRLLRGYARQVILVYDSDQAGIRAALRGAGVFRAEKMDARILILPEGHDPDSFVRAFGPDAFIKKARNAVSIMAFLTEEAVRKYGLSVEGKMRILSDMMQPLAEVTDRTERTLYVRELASRIGVDGNIILEKLRQGVERKRGAERRFPPPRSADASPVRARQTDVRMPALYSRTARIEEKMVSMMLQFPEILPEIENRNLLSMFENGDLRAVGEIILRYRAQLKPGGAEIIDRIEDEQKRQLAVSLAFKTDQWTPEGCLMLIEQFESGRKRREDNIIQREIEAAIRANDRSLLNKLLKERLHQARERQSIT, encoded by the coding sequence TTGTCAAATTATATTCCCGAAGAAAAAATACTGGAAATTCAGCATGCCGCCGATATCGTTGATGTCATATCTGATGTGGTCATGCTGAAAAAATCTGGCAGGGATTATGTCGGGCTGTGCCCGTTTCATTCTGAAAAGACCCCTTCCTTTACGGTGAGCCGCGGAAAGCAGATGTTCTACTGCTTCGGATGCGGTGTCGGCGGGAACCTGTTCAGCTTTTTAATGAAACACGAAGGCCTTTCCTTTCCCGAAACCGTCCGGCTGCTCGCCGGACGCTATGGAATTGAGATGCCGACGCCGCAGATGTCACCGGAGCAGAGACAGCGGATGGCGGAGCGGGAGAGGATTCTTTATGTCAACCGGCAGGCTGCGGATTTTTTTGGCCGGACCCTTGCGGAAGAGGGGGGCGGGCAGAATGCACAGGCCTATCTGGATCGGCGGGGCATTGATCGGTCCGTCACGGATACGTTCGGCCTGGGATACGCCAGACCGGGCTGGGATTACCTGCTGCGGTTTCTGACCGCCAGGGGGATTGATGCCGGAACCATTGCAAAGGCCGGGCTGGTGATACCGAGGAAGGGGGGAAACGGTTTCTACGACCGATTCAGGGAACGGATTATATTCCCGATTTTTGATATACGGATGCAGGTCTCCGGGTTCGGGGGGCGGGTGCTGGATGACGCCCTGCCCAAATACCTCAACTCGCCTGAAACCCCCGTATTTAACAAGAGCCGGTCACTTTACGGGCTTCATGCGGCCAAGCGGCAATGCCGGGATCTCGGCCAGGTTTTTGTGACCGAAGGCTACTTTGACGTCATCACCCTGTGGCAGCAGGGGATTCGGAATGTCGTGGCAACACTGGGAACGGCGCTGACCCCGGAGCATGTGCGGCTGTTAAGGGGATATGCCCGTCAGGTGATTCTGGTGTATGATTCGGACCAAGCCGGTATCCGTGCAGCCCTCAGAGGGGCGGGTGTTTTCCGGGCGGAAAAGATGGATGCCCGGATTCTCATCCTGCCGGAGGGGCATGACCCGGACTCTTTTGTCCGGGCCTTCGGACCGGATGCGTTTATAAAAAAAGCCCGGAATGCCGTCAGCATCATGGCATTTCTGACAGAGGAGGCCGTCAGAAAATACGGGCTGTCGGTGGAGGGAAAGATGCGCATTCTGTCGGACATGATGCAGCCCCTGGCGGAGGTGACAGACAGGACCGAAAGGACGCTGTACGTCCGGGAACTGGCCAGCCGGATCGGCGTGGACGGAAATATCATTCTGGAAAAACTGCGGCAGGGTGTGGAACGGAAACGGGGGGCTGAGAGACGATTTCCCCCGCCCCGGTCCGCAGATGCCTCTCCGGTCCGTGCGCGGCAGACAGATGTCCGGATGCCCGCCCTTTACAGCCGCACGGCCCGGATAGAGGAGAAGATGGTTTCCATGATGCTTCAGTTCCCGGAGATTCTGCCGGAGATTGAAAACCGCAACCTGCTTTCCATGTTTGAAAACGGAGACCTCAGAGCGGTGGGGGAGATCATCCTGCGGTACAGGGCACAGTTGAAACCAGGCGGGGCGGAGATCATTGACCGGATCGAGGATGAACAGAAGCGGCAGCTTGCCGTTTCTTTGGCGTTTAAGACAGACCAGTGGACGCCTGAGGGGTGTCTGATGCTGATTGAGCAGTTCGAGTCCGGCAGGAAACGCCGGGAAGACAATATCATACAGCGTGAAATTGAGGCGGCAATCAGGGCAAATGACCGGTCGTTGCTGAATAAATTACTGAAAGAAAGGTTACATCAGGCCAGAGAAAGGCAATCGATAACCTGA
- the hisA gene encoding 1-(5-phosphoribosyl)-5-[(5-phosphoribosylamino)methylideneamino]imidazole-4-carboxamide isomerase, whose product MIIIPAIDIKGGKCVRLLQGRMDAETVFSDNPSAMAAQWAADGAELIHIVDLDGAVRKSPQNLDAVKKILETVDVPVQLGGGIRDEETIRMYLDIGIRRVIIGTEAIRNPEMVKAACKAFPGQIVVGIDAREGWVAIEGWTETTRTRATDLAREFEDSGVAAINFTDIHRDGMQSGPNIEETRKLAASVSIPVVASGGVSALADIRNLIPLEPEGVVGVITGRALYSGTLNLREAIALSKGVVSAS is encoded by the coding sequence ATGATTATTATTCCTGCAATTGACATCAAAGGGGGAAAATGTGTTCGGCTGCTTCAGGGCCGCATGGACGCAGAAACCGTTTTTTCAGATAATCCGTCCGCCATGGCCGCGCAATGGGCCGCAGACGGAGCGGAACTGATTCATATCGTGGACCTGGATGGGGCCGTGAGGAAAAGTCCTCAGAATCTTGATGCTGTGAAGAAGATACTGGAGACGGTTGATGTGCCGGTCCAGCTGGGGGGCGGTATCCGGGATGAGGAAACCATCCGGATGTATCTGGATATTGGCATCCGCCGGGTGATTATCGGCACCGAGGCCATCCGGAATCCTGAAATGGTCAAGGCCGCCTGCAAGGCCTTTCCCGGGCAGATTGTTGTGGGAATTGATGCCCGCGAAGGCTGGGTGGCCATTGAGGGGTGGACCGAGACGACCCGGACCCGTGCCACGGACCTGGCCCGTGAGTTTGAAGACAGCGGGGTGGCCGCCATCAATTTTACCGATATCCACAGGGATGGTATGCAGAGCGGCCCGAACATTGAGGAGACCCGGAAGCTGGCGGCCTCCGTTTCCATTCCGGTTGTGGCCTCCGGCGGCGTGTCCGCTCTGGCAGATATCCGGAACCTCATCCCCCTGGAGCCGGAGGGCGTGGTCGGCGTCATCACCGGCAGAGCTCTGTACAGCGGAACCCTGAACCTGAGAGAAGCCATCGCGCTTTCAAAAGGGGTGGTGTCAGCCTCATAA